The Vicinamibacterales bacterium DNA segment GGTCAGCTTCGACGTCGCCGAAGGCGAGGCGCACGGGCTCATGGGCGAGAACGGCGCCGGTAAGTCGACGCTGCTCAAGATTCTCGCCGGCATCATCCAGCCCGACTCCGGCGCGATTCACTGGCGCGGTGAGCGGCTGCACCTGGGCAGCCCGCGCGAAGCGCTCGAGCGCGGCATCGGCATGGTGTACCAGGAGATGCTCTGCTTCGAGAACCTGAGCGTCGCCGGGAATATTTTCGCGGGCCGTGAATTGACGCGTGGCGGCCGGCTGCAGCACGCGGCGATGCGGCAGCGGACGCGCCTGCTGCTCGACGAGCTGCACCTGCCGGTGTCACCCGATGCTCCGGCCGCGTCGCTGTCGACCGCCTACCGCCAGCTGCTCCAGGTGGCGCGCGCGCTGGCGTTCGAGTGCCGGATTCTCGTGCTCGACGAGCCCACGACGTCGCTGACCGATGCCGAGACCGACCACCTGTTCGCCGTGCTCGAGAAGCTGAAGGCGCGCGGCACGACGCTGCTCTACGTGTCGCACCGGCTGCCGGAAGTGTTTCGCCTATGCGACCGCATCACGGTGCTGCGCGACGGCGGCTACGTCGAGACGTGCGACCGCCGCGAGGTCACGCCCGATCACATCGTCCGGGCGATGGTTGGGCGCGACCTGCCGCCGCGCGCGACCCGCATCGCGCCGTCCGGCTCCGGTCTCGCGCTGTCGGTCGACGGGCTTGGCAGGCGGCCGGCCTTCACGAACGTCTCGCTCACCGTCAACCGCGGCGAGATCGTCGGGCTGTTCGGGCTGGTCGGCTCCGGCCGTTCGGAACTCCTCGAGACGATCTTCGGCCTGTACCGCGCCGAAGCAGGCCGGATTCGAATCGACGGAGAGGAAGTCCGGGTCGCGTCGCCGCGCGACGCGGTACGCGCCGGCATCGCGCTCGTGCCCGAAGAGCGGCAGCGGCAGGGGCTGATGTTCAACCTGACCGTGCGGCACAATCTCGTGCTGCCCGAGCAGACGGCGCGCGGCGGACGGCTCGTGCAGACGGCGCGCGAGCGCCAGACTGCGCACTCGCTTGTCGAGCGGTGGCGCATCAAGACGGCCGGCATCGACGTGCCGCCGGACTCGCTCAGCGGCGGCAACCAGCAGAAGATTGTCGTCGCCAAGTGGCTGGCCACCGCGCCCAAGGTGATCCTGCTCGACGAGCCGACCAAGGGGGTCGACGTCGGCGCCAAGTTCGAGATCCACGAGATCATCCGACTCGAGGCGGCGCGCGGCGCGGCCTGCCTCGTCGCGTCGAGCGACCTGCCGGAAGTGCTCTCGCTGTCCGACCGCATCCTGGTGATGCGGGAGGGGTGCATCCAGGGCCAACTGCTCGCGGCGGACGCCACCGAGGAAACGGTCATGCGGCTCGCGACGCACGACACGGTCTCGCCAACACCGAGTCGCGGCGGAGGCCCGGCATGAAGCGATTCTGGCGGGCGCGCGAGTTCAGCACCGTCTGCATCCTGGTTCTCGAGGTGCTGTTCTTCACCTGGTGGCTCTGGCCCGACGGGTCGCGGCCGCACCCGTTTCTGAATCCCGGCAACTTCCTGCTGATCCTCAAGTACTCGTCGATCTACGGCATCGCCGCGATCGGCGCGGCGATCGTCATTATTTCCGGCGGCATCGACCTGGCCCCAGGGGCCGTGATGGCGCTATCGGGCGTCGTGGCCGCGGATCTGTTCGTCGTGCAGGGCTGGGGCCTGGGACCGGCGATGACGGCGGGCGTCCTGGTCGGCCTCCTGTCGGGGCTGCTGACGTCGGTCCTGATCGTGCTCGTTCGCCTGCCGCCGTTCATCGCGACCCTCGGGATGATGGGGATCACCCGAGGCATCGCGTTCATCATCACCCAGGGACAATACTTCGACGTGTCGAGCCGGCTGATCGGCGGCTGGCGACCGTTCGGACTGCCGGCCGATTGGGTCGCGCCGATCATCTTGATCGGGCTCGCCCTCGTCTTCCAGTTTCTGATGACCGCCTTCCAGTGGGGACGCAGTGTCTTCGCCGTCGGCGGCAACGAGACGGCGGCGCTCTTCTCCGGCGTCGCGGTCGGCCGGGTCAAAACGTCGGTCTACGTGGTTTCGGGCATCCTTGCCGCCATGTCCGGCGTGGTGCTGGTCCTGGTGCAGGGACAGGGCAAGGCGGATCTGGCAAACGGCTACGAGCTGGATATCATTGCCTCGGCCGTCGTCGGCGGCGCGAGCCTCTCCGGCGGCCGCGGCTCGGTCGTCGGCGCCGTGCTCGGAACGCTGATCTTCGGCGTGCTGCGTAACGCGCTGCCGCAGATTCCCGGCGCGACGTTCTACGATCGGCTCATCGTCGGACTGGTCGTCATCGTCATCGTCGTCGTCGACCAGCTGCTGTTGAAGAAACGCGGGTGAGGGCCGTCCGGCCGTCCCCAGTGGAGGGTACATGCGTAAGGCGTTGCTGACCGGAGTGATGGCTGTGGCGGCAATTGCCGCCGCCTGCGGCGGGGCGAAGAACGATGCCGGGAAGGTGCCCGACAAGCTGCGGTTCATGATCATTCCGAAGTCGCTCGACATCCCGGTGTTCAACTACGCCAAGGTCGGCGCCGAGCGCCAGGCGAAGGAATACGGCAACGTCGAGATCCTGTGGAACGCGCCGGCCTCGCCCGATCAGCTGAAGCAGAAGGAGATCCTCGAGTCGGCGATCACGCAGCACGTGGACGGGATCGCGATCTCGTCGCTCAACGGCGACTTCCTGACCGAGACGATCAACAAGGCGATCGACGCCGGCATCCCTGTGACAACGTGGGATTCCGACGCGCCGAAGTCGAAGCGCTATGCCTTCTACGGCGTCGACGATCTGGCGTCCGGACGCATCATGGGCGAGGAGGCCGTCCGGCTGCTCGGCGGCAAGGGCAAGGTAGCGATCATCACCAGCGTCGGCGCCAGCAACCTGCAGCAGCGGCTCGACGGCATCAAGGAAGCGCTCGCCAAGGCGCCCGGCATCCAGATCGTCGAGACCTACGACATCAAGGAGGACACGGTGCGCTGCGCCGAGTTCATCGCCGCCGGCACGACCCGCTATCCCGACTTGGCGGCGTGGCTCTCGACCGGCGGCTGGCCCGTGTTCACCCGCAACGCCACGGCCCCGGTCGACCCCGCGAAGACGAAGTTCATCTCGTTCGATACGATCGAGCCGGCGCTGTCGCTGCTGCGCGAGGGCAAGGTCACCGTCCTGGTCGGTCAGAAGTATTTCGGCTGGGGCAGCGAGTCGGTGAAGCTGCTCTACGACATCAAGCACGGCAAGATGCCCGCTTCTCCGATCATCGACTCCGGCGTCGACGTGGTCACCAAGGAGAACGTCGACGACTACGTCACGAAGTGGAAGAAGATGGAGAGCGGATCGTAGGCCGCCGCGCCTACCCGAGCAGTCGATCGAACGCGTCTGGCGGCAGATCGACCAGCGACTTGACCACCACGTCGGCGGGCAGCGGCACGCGGCCGTTGACGCCGACGCACTTGATGCCGGCGCGGCGCGCGCCTTCGATCCCCATGGCCGCGTCCTCGACGACGATCGCCCGCGACGGAGGCACACCGAGCCGCCTGGCGCCGGTGAGAAAGACTTCCGGATCCGGCTTCCCCGCCGTCACGTCCTCGGCCGTCACCACCGTCTCGAACACGTGGTCGACGTCGAGCGCGCGCAGCATCACCTCGGCGTTGGCGCGCGGCGCCGACGTGACGATGGCCTGCTTCCAGCCGGCCTCGTGCAGCCGGGTCAGCCAGTCGCGCGCGCCGGGGAGCGGCGTCAGGCCGTGCGCGGCGACGAGCCGGCGGTACTCGGCTTCTTTGGTATCGGCGAGCTGCGCCGATCGCTCCGGCGTATAGCCCGAGCCGAGCCACTCACGCATGATCGGATCGTTCTTCCTGCCGAAGCTGGCGAGGAACTGCTCGTAGCTGATGGACAGCCCCTCCGGCGCGAGGATGTCGCGCCAGGCCTGCCAGTGAAACTCCTCGGAATCGACCAGCGTGCCGTCCAGATCCCATAAGACTGCAGAAGGACGCGAAGGAACGCTCATCTGGCGCGACGCCCCTTCGTGTCCTTCGCGTCCTTCCCTTCCTTTTCTTGACCATAGTAGGCGTCGGGCCCGTGCTTGCGGCCGTGATGCTTGTCGACGAGACACGGGTCGGGCCGGGGCGCGTCGGGATTGAGGGCGCGCACCTTCCACTCCAGCCGCGCGACGAACTCGAGCGCCTCGGCGCGCTCGATCGCCTCGAACGGATCTTTGCCCCAGGTGAACGGACCGTGATTGGCTACCAGCACGGCCGGCATCGCGTCGGGCGACAGCTTCTGCTCCGTGAATGTTTCGACGATGACGCCGCCGGTGTTGATCTCGTAGTCGCGCTCGATCTCCGCCTCGCGCATCGGGCGCGTCACCGGAATGTCGCCATAGAAATAGTCGGCGTGCGTGGTGCCCATGCAGCGGATCGGCAGGCGCGCCTGCGCGAAGACCGTCGCATACTCCGAGTGGGTGTGAACGATGCCGCCGATCGAGGGAAACGCCAGATACAGCGCCAGGTGCGTCGGGGTATCGGACGAGGGGCGCAGCTTGCCCGCGATGACCTTGCCGCTCCCGAGCGACACGGCGACCATGTCCTTCGCGGTCAGACGCTCGTAGGGCACGCCGCTCGGCTTGATCATCATCACGCCGGCGCGGCGATCGACCGCCGAGACGTTGCCGAACGTACCCAACACCAGTCCGGTTTCAGCGAGGCGCCGGTTGGCGCGGAAGACCACGTCACGCAGTTGCAACGACCGTTTTCTCCTTGAGCGCGAGCAGACGCTTCATCAGCGAGCCCAGATCCGTTCGGGCGCCGGCGCCGCCGCCCACCTTCGCCGAGGCTTCGGCGGGCAAGCCAAACGCGTCGTGCAGCTCGCGATAGATCCCATACAACTCATCGTACACGACCCTGGCGTCGGGCCTCGGCTCGAAGCGCTTCGCCTTGATCGTCGTCATGCGATCCTGCGCGTCGGTCCATGAGTCGTAGCCCCCGGCCTTCGCGCCCGCGGTGACCGCCGCGGACACGGCTGAGCCGAGCGCCGGCGTCTGCGGCGAACCCGCGATCAGCATCGGCTGGCCGATGACGTCGGCGTAGATCTGCATGAAGACGGCGTTCTTCTCGGCAATGCCGCCGCAGCACACGACGCGCTCAATCGGCACCCCGTATTCGCGCATGCGCTCGACGATGGCGCGGGCGCCGAACGCCGTCCCTTCGATCAGCGCGCGGTAGACCTCGGCGCGGGTGGTGTGCAGCGTCTGGCCGAGGATCAGCCCGGTCAGCCGAGTGTCGACGAGGATCGTACGGTTGCCGTTGTTCCAGTCGAGCGCGACGAGCCCCGACTCCCCCGGCTTCAGGGCAGCGGCCTCGGTGGACAGCGACACGTGGAGCGAGTCGTCTCCGTCGCAAATACCGTCGACCCACCAGTTGAGCAGGTCGCCGACGGCCGATTGCCCCGCTTCGATGCCGTAGTAGCCGGGCATGATCGAGCCGTTGACGATGCCGCAGATGCCGGGGACGTCGGCCATCGGCGTGGACGCCGGCGCGATCGCGCAGTCGCAGGTGGAGGTGCCGATGATCTTGACGAGCGTGCCAGTGCGAATGCCGGACCCGACCGCGCCGTAGTGCGCGTCGAAGCCGCCCATCGCGATGGCGATGCCTTCGCGCAGCCTGAATTCGCGCGCCCAGTTCGCGCTCAGCGCGCCGGCCGGGGTGCCCGGCGGCAGCGCCCTGTCGTAGAGCCGGTCGCGCAACTCAGCGAGCTTCGGGTCGAGCCGCGTCAGGAACGCCTTCGGCGGCAGCCCTCCCCAGCCGTCAGAGTACATCGCCTTGTGGCCGGCGGCGCAGATGCATCGGACGATGGCGCGCGGATCGGTGACGCCGGCGAGGACGGCGGGGACGAAGTCGGCCAGCTCGACCCAGCTCGCCGCTGCGTCGAACACGTCCGGGGCCACCTTCAGGCAATGCCAGATCTTCGACCACCACCACTCGGACGAGTAGGTGCCGCCGATCGGCGCGAGCAGTTCCGGATTGTAGGACCTGGCGATCTCGGTGAGAGCGACCGCCTCGGCCGCTGACGTGTGGTCCTTCCAGAGCCAGGCGTGTGCGGCGAGGTTCGTCTGCCACGCGGGATCGATCGCCAGCGGCCGAGCCTGAGCGTCGATCGGAAGCGGCGTCGAGCCGGTCGTATCGACCCCGATGCCGATCACCTGGTCGCGGCTGAACGCGCCGGTGGCGGTCTCGGCCTCCGCAAGCGCCCCTGCGACGGCCGCTCGCAGACCTTCGATGTAATCGGCCGGGTTCTGCCGCGCCAGGTGGGGCTGCTTCGGGTCGAGCAGCACGCCGTGATCGCCGCTCGGGTAATCGAAGACGCGGGCGCCGGCCACGCTGCCGTCGGTGGTGTTGACGATGACGGCGCGGACGGAATTGGTGCCGTAGTCGATGCCGATGGTATAGGTGGCCATGGTGGTCTGAACAACAACGAGTGCAGTCTGACGGCGGATGCTAGCGACGCACCACGCGCACGCCGTACACCGTGGCGATGTCGCTGCCCCCGCTCGCCTGGAAGCGGACGGTCACCTTGGCCTTTCCCTGCGGAATCAGCGCCAGCGGGATCTCGTACTCGTGGTCGAAGAAGCGATCCTCGCTCGCAACCTCGAAGCGCTCCTGCGCGACGGCCTGGCCGTCGACGAGGATGTCGAAGGACCGCGGATGCCGGCTGTCGGCGTGATACGTCACAACCAGGACGTTCTGGTGGGCGCTCTCGACCGGCAGGTCATACGAGAACCATCCCCGGCCGCCGCGGCCGGCGCGCCCCTCGACGCGCGCAATCGGCGCGTTGTCCCCCTGCTGGTTGTAGGTGCGCTCCTGCGCGGCATCACCGGGCCGGACGTACGCGATCGTCGCGGCCTCGATCTGGTGCTGGCGATCGACGGCAGCGGATGCGTCAGCGGACTTTTTCGTCCAGTCTGACGGCGTATACAGATCGAAGTAGCCCATGTAGACGTGCCGGTGCAGGCGATAGAACGGCACGAGATCGATCTCGTGGGGTTTCCCGACGCCTTGCGTCCGGAACGAACCCGCCTTGTCGGCCGCCGGCTTGATCCAGTCGGCAGGTGTCGCGCTGGCGCTCACGATCACCGGGATGTCGATGTTGACGGGCGTCTGGCCGCCGCCGCGCCCGGTACGCGCCGGCTCGGGCCCGAGGTCGCCGGCGAGCACCAGCGGCCCCCACATGATCGCCGCGCGATGCGGATCGTTCGCCAGCCGCTCCAGGCGCAGCGCCTTCGGCATGTCCAGCGCGATCGTATCACCGGACTTCCAGGCGCGTGTCAGCTCGACGTACGAGCCGGGCGGCGTGATCGACGAGGCGGCAACGGCCTGACCGTTGACCGTCACACCGAAGCCCTCGCCGGCCCACTGCGGACGCCGCATCGCAACGGTGAATGTCTTCGGCGACGCCAGCGTCAGCGTCATCTTCGCGTCGTCACCCTCGGGGAACGTCGTGTCCATCGCGACCCTGACGCCTTCGGCGCTCCACTCTGCCGTTGAAGGCGTGTAGACGTTCACCCACAGTTTCTGCGGCGCCGTGTAATACAGGCCGTAGCCATGCAGGGCGTGGTTCTCCATGCCGGTGCCGACGCAGCAAGTGAAACTGCCCTGATTGGTCGCCGTCGGCAGCAGGTCCTGATACTCGCGCCGCACACCCTGCCCGACCGGCACCATGTAGCAGGTGCTGCCGTCGGTTGGATCGATCGATCCGAGCACGTGGTTGAACAGCGCCCGCTCCTGGAACGCCGCATACTCCTCGTCGGGCCTGAGTGCGAACAGCTCGCGCGTCAGCTTGAGCATGTTGTAGACGTTGCAGCTCTCCGCCGTCCGCCCTTCGACGATGTTGCTCAGATGGTCGGCCTCGCGGAAGTACTCGTCCTTGCCGTGGCCGCCGGTGGCGAAGGTGTGATGCTTGACGACGCGATCCCAGAAGAAAGCCGAGCCGAAGCCGTCGCTCAGGTCGCCTGTATAGATGAAGCGCGCCAGCGATCCGATGGCCTTGGGAATCGTCGCGTTGCCGTGCAGGCCGCTCAGATCGTCCTCGTGCTCCTTCCAGGGATCGACCACGGCCCGATACTCGAAGTGGTACGACAGATCGAGCCAGCGCCGATCGCCGGTGTCGGCATAGAGGTCGACGAGCACCTCGTTCATGCCGCCGAACTCGGTCCCCAGCATCTTCTGCGTCTGCTCGTCGTTCAGCTTCGACAGGATCTGCGCCGCCCATTCCGCGTACCTGGTCTCGATG contains these protein-coding regions:
- a CDS encoding sugar ABC transporter ATP-binding protein translates to MPPSAGLQFQNVSRSFGAVRALRGVSFDVAEGEAHGLMGENGAGKSTLLKILAGIIQPDSGAIHWRGERLHLGSPREALERGIGMVYQEMLCFENLSVAGNIFAGRELTRGGRLQHAAMRQRTRLLLDELHLPVSPDAPAASLSTAYRQLLQVARALAFECRILVLDEPTTSLTDAETDHLFAVLEKLKARGTTLLYVSHRLPEVFRLCDRITVLRDGGYVETCDRREVTPDHIVRAMVGRDLPPRATRIAPSGSGLALSVDGLGRRPAFTNVSLTVNRGEIVGLFGLVGSGRSELLETIFGLYRAEAGRIRIDGEEVRVASPRDAVRAGIALVPEERQRQGLMFNLTVRHNLVLPEQTARGGRLVQTARERQTAHSLVERWRIKTAGIDVPPDSLSGGNQQKIVVAKWLATAPKVILLDEPTKGVDVGAKFEIHEIIRLEAARGAACLVASSDLPEVLSLSDRILVMREGCIQGQLLAADATEETVMRLATHDTVSPTPSRGGGPA
- a CDS encoding ABC transporter permease, whose amino-acid sequence is MKRFWRAREFSTVCILVLEVLFFTWWLWPDGSRPHPFLNPGNFLLILKYSSIYGIAAIGAAIVIISGGIDLAPGAVMALSGVVAADLFVVQGWGLGPAMTAGVLVGLLSGLLTSVLIVLVRLPPFIATLGMMGITRGIAFIITQGQYFDVSSRLIGGWRPFGLPADWVAPIILIGLALVFQFLMTAFQWGRSVFAVGGNETAALFSGVAVGRVKTSVYVVSGILAAMSGVVLVLVQGQGKADLANGYELDIIASAVVGGASLSGGRGSVVGAVLGTLIFGVLRNALPQIPGATFYDRLIVGLVVIVIVVVDQLLLKKRG
- a CDS encoding sugar-binding protein, translating into MRKALLTGVMAVAAIAAACGGAKNDAGKVPDKLRFMIIPKSLDIPVFNYAKVGAERQAKEYGNVEILWNAPASPDQLKQKEILESAITQHVDGIAISSLNGDFLTETINKAIDAGIPVTTWDSDAPKSKRYAFYGVDDLASGRIMGEEAVRLLGGKGKVAIITSVGASNLQQRLDGIKEALAKAPGIQIVETYDIKEDTVRCAEFIAAGTTRYPDLAAWLSTGGWPVFTRNATAPVDPAKTKFISFDTIEPALSLLREGKVTVLVGQKYFGWGSESVKLLYDIKHGKMPASPIIDSGVDVVTKENVDDYVTKWKKMESGS
- a CDS encoding HAD family phosphatase gives rise to the protein MSVPSRPSAVLWDLDGTLVDSEEFHWQAWRDILAPEGLSISYEQFLASFGRKNDPIMREWLGSGYTPERSAQLADTKEAEYRRLVAAHGLTPLPGARDWLTRLHEAGWKQAIVTSAPRANAEVMLRALDVDHVFETVVTAEDVTAGKPDPEVFLTGARRLGVPPSRAIVVEDAAMGIEGARRAGIKCVGVNGRVPLPADVVVKSLVDLPPDAFDRLLG
- the araD gene encoding L-ribulose-5-phosphate 4-epimerase AraD; this translates as MQLRDVVFRANRRLAETGLVLGTFGNVSAVDRRAGVMMIKPSGVPYERLTAKDMVAVSLGSGKVIAGKLRPSSDTPTHLALYLAFPSIGGIVHTHSEYATVFAQARLPIRCMGTTHADYFYGDIPVTRPMREAEIERDYEINTGGVIVETFTEQKLSPDAMPAVLVANHGPFTWGKDPFEAIERAEALEFVARLEWKVRALNPDAPRPDPCLVDKHHGRKHGPDAYYGQEKEGKDAKDTKGRRAR
- a CDS encoding ribulokinase → MATYTIGIDYGTNSVRAVIVNTTDGSVAGARVFDYPSGDHGVLLDPKQPHLARQNPADYIEGLRAAVAGALAEAETATGAFSRDQVIGIGVDTTGSTPLPIDAQARPLAIDPAWQTNLAAHAWLWKDHTSAAEAVALTEIARSYNPELLAPIGGTYSSEWWWSKIWHCLKVAPDVFDAAASWVELADFVPAVLAGVTDPRAIVRCICAAGHKAMYSDGWGGLPPKAFLTRLDPKLAELRDRLYDRALPPGTPAGALSANWAREFRLREGIAIAMGGFDAHYGAVGSGIRTGTLVKIIGTSTCDCAIAPASTPMADVPGICGIVNGSIMPGYYGIEAGQSAVGDLLNWWVDGICDGDDSLHVSLSTEAAALKPGESGLVALDWNNGNRTILVDTRLTGLILGQTLHTTRAEVYRALIEGTAFGARAIVERMREYGVPIERVVCCGGIAEKNAVFMQIYADVIGQPMLIAGSPQTPALGSAVSAAVTAGAKAGGYDSWTDAQDRMTTIKAKRFEPRPDARVVYDELYGIYRELHDAFGLPAEASAKVGGGAGARTDLGSLMKRLLALKEKTVVATA
- a CDS encoding beta-L-arabinofuranosidase domain-containing protein, producing MVYQKLAVLGATAGVTAALAAPRLSAERTVRQTSESRRATPKIAETAQPLPLEAVRLTGGPLKRAQELDAQYLLALEPDRMLSFYRTRAGLPKKAEPYGGWDGEGRQLTGHIAGHYLSAISYMYAATGDVRFKQRADYIVDELKVVQDAHQNGYLGAIMNGEQAFNDLAAGTIKSASFDLNGLWSPWYTLHKTYAGLRDAYHYTGNQKALDIETRYAEWAAQILSKLNDEQTQKMLGTEFGGMNEVLVDLYADTGDRRWLDLSYHFEYRAVVDPWKEHEDDLSGLHGNATIPKAIGSLARFIYTGDLSDGFGSAFFWDRVVKHHTFATGGHGKDEYFREADHLSNIVEGRTAESCNVYNMLKLTRELFALRPDEEYAAFQERALFNHVLGSIDPTDGSTCYMVPVGQGVRREYQDLLPTATNQGSFTCCVGTGMENHALHGYGLYYTAPQKLWVNVYTPSTAEWSAEGVRVAMDTTFPEGDDAKMTLTLASPKTFTVAMRRPQWAGEGFGVTVNGQAVAASSITPPGSYVELTRAWKSGDTIALDMPKALRLERLANDPHRAAIMWGPLVLAGDLGPEPARTGRGGGQTPVNIDIPVIVSASATPADWIKPAADKAGSFRTQGVGKPHEIDLVPFYRLHRHVYMGYFDLYTPSDWTKKSADASAAVDRQHQIEAATIAYVRPGDAAQERTYNQQGDNAPIARVEGRAGRGGRGWFSYDLPVESAHQNVLVVTYHADSRHPRSFDILVDGQAVAQERFEVASEDRFFDHEYEIPLALIPQGKAKVTVRFQASGGSDIATVYGVRVVRR